The following proteins are encoded in a genomic region of Necator americanus strain Aroian chromosome II, whole genome shotgun sequence:
- a CDS encoding hypothetical protein (NECATOR_CHRII.G7268.T1), whose translation MATTHRSGALTLAFNYSGDEQSRIRKAVPKSLPSPKPETLSTNSHKQESETSGAPGSEQEIVTTTTTTTTQLNFWTRILKHHRAEVY comes from the exons ATGGCAACCACTCACAGGAGTGGTGCGTTGACGTTGGCATTCAATTATTCTGGTGACGAACAAA GTAGGATTCGGAAAGCAGTTCCAAAGTCGCTGCCATCGCCAAAACCCGAAACGCTTTCTACTAATTCCCACAAACAGGAGTCAGAAACGTCAGGAGCACC AGGCAGCGAACAAGAGAttgtaacaacaacaacaacaacaacaactcaaCTCAACTTCTGGACTCGGATTCTGAAGCATCATCGTGCCGAGGTTTATTGA